In one window of Prevotella sp. E13-17 DNA:
- the gldL gene encoding gliding motility protein GldL — translation MTIYSKFNIVYRLQKWMDSVPGQTFLNYAYSWGASIVILGTLFKLTHQPGANFFLFLGMGTEVFVFFISAFDRPFDKTADGMELPTHVGMVAGGQVPEGNIEDLDIPETQGNQPAAAIGGGVAGGGTIIIGGGVVGGVAGGQPAAVGSGAAEAVNTEAIAAVSSSVGTMAGGTVVSPAPAVNPELEEATSNYVDELKRLTEMLQKVSVQSERLTRDSEEMENLNRTLTGICKVYEMQLKGASQQIGTIDEINEQTRKMADQIVELNKIYARMIEAMTVNMPKVASNEA, via the coding sequence ATGACAATTTATAGTAAATTCAATATCGTCTATCGCTTACAGAAGTGGATGGATAGTGTTCCAGGACAGACATTCCTGAATTATGCTTACAGTTGGGGAGCTTCTATCGTTATCTTGGGAACACTCTTTAAACTGACCCATCAGCCTGGTGCCAACTTCTTCCTGTTCTTGGGTATGGGCACCGAGGTGTTCGTGTTCTTTATATCGGCATTCGATCGTCCTTTCGACAAGACGGCCGATGGCATGGAGTTGCCTACGCATGTGGGAATGGTGGCCGGTGGTCAGGTACCGGAAGGCAATATTGAAGACCTTGACATCCCCGAGACTCAGGGCAATCAGCCCGCTGCTGCTATTGGTGGCGGTGTAGCAGGTGGCGGTACCATCATCATCGGTGGTGGTGTGGTCGGCGGCGTTGCCGGTGGTCAGCCAGCTGCAGTTGGTTCGGGTGCTGCTGAGGCTGTCAATACAGAAGCGATCGCAGCTGTTTCTTCGTCGGTAGGTACCATGGCTGGCGGTACAGTAGTATCTCCTGCACCTGCTGTCAACCCCGAACTGGAGGAGGCTACTTCAAATTATGTGGATGAACTGAAACGACTCACCGAGATGTTGCAGAAGGTATCCGTGCAGAGCGAGCGGTTGACGCGTGACAGCGAGGAAATGGAAAACCTCAACCGTACACTCACAGGTATCTGCAAGGTTTACGAGATGCAACTTAAGGGCGCTAGTCAACAAATCGGTACTATCGATGAGATCAATGAGCAAACCCGTAAGATGGCTGATCAGATCGTAGAACTCAATAAGATCTATGCTCGCATGATTGAGGCCATGACTGTAAACATGCCTAAAGTGGCCAGCAACGAAGCATAA